The following proteins are co-located in the Bosea sp. AS-1 genome:
- a CDS encoding ABC transporter ATP-binding protein, producing MSATKPIPAANRPAALTVSHLSVVFGRGASALKAVDDVSFTLRQGEAFGLIGESGCGKSTVLRALAGLNSEYGGKVAFHDREVPHKRDKAFFRRVQMVFQDPYASLHPRKMVQNVLAEPLKIHGFDRPQERIDEILTAVGLGPSFRYRFPHELSGGQRQRVAIARALIIEPELLLLDEPTSALDVSVQAEILNLLKQLRRDRDLTYLMVSHDLAVVTHLCGRVAMMSEGSIIEEMSADDVRAGRAHEPYTHEFLEASVGYRPIA from the coding sequence ATGAGCGCCACCAAGCCGATCCCAGCGGCGAACCGCCCGGCCGCGCTGACGGTCAGCCATCTCTCCGTCGTCTTCGGCCGCGGCGCGTCGGCTCTGAAGGCGGTGGACGACGTCTCCTTCACACTTCGGCAAGGCGAGGCCTTCGGGCTGATCGGCGAATCCGGCTGCGGCAAGTCGACGGTTCTGCGCGCGCTCGCCGGCCTCAACAGCGAGTATGGCGGCAAGGTCGCCTTCCATGACCGCGAGGTGCCGCACAAGCGCGACAAGGCCTTCTTCCGGCGCGTGCAGATGGTGTTCCAGGACCCCTATGCCTCGCTGCATCCGCGCAAGATGGTGCAGAACGTGCTGGCCGAGCCGCTGAAGATCCACGGTTTCGACCGGCCGCAGGAGCGCATCGACGAGATCCTGACCGCCGTCGGCCTCGGGCCGTCCTTCCGCTATCGCTTCCCACACGAGCTCTCGGGCGGGCAGCGCCAGCGCGTCGCGATCGCCCGGGCACTCATCATCGAACCGGAATTGCTGCTGCTGGACGAGCCGACTTCGGCGCTGGATGTCTCGGTGCAGGCCGAGATCCTCAACCTGCTGAAGCAACTGCGCCGCGACCGTGACCTGACCTATCTCATGGTCAGCCATGACCTTGCCGTGGTGACGCATCTCTGCGGGCGCGTCGCGATGATGAGCGAGGGCAGCATCATTGAGGAGATGAGCGCCGACGATGTCCGGGCCGGCCGGGCGCATGAGCCCTATACGCACGAGTTCCTCGAGGCGAGCGTCGGCTATCGCCCGATCGCGTGA
- a CDS encoding serine hydrolase yields the protein MTDEALAGDHWPTNGWENVAPETAGWSREGLDRAWRYADTISTATLMIVQGGRVVASRGDLSHRYQCHSVRKSFLSALIGIHEEAGRIDMSRTLADLGVDDKEGLSDLEKAATIYDLLTARSGIFHPAGYESPWMKSIKPQRHSHPPGTFWLYNNWDFNALGTIFTALTGTGIHDDFLARIGRPLGLEDFLLDGERRDGWLEPDDCSVHPAYPFRMSTRDLARFGLMFLRQGRWQGEQVVPANWVATSVLPLSDAGPRGGYGYMWWTERSGAGFPGVALPAGSYSAQGVGGQICLVIPSLDLVIVHRVNTDIKGTEVNRFAFGRLLRLILEARRQG from the coding sequence ATGACGGACGAAGCTCTGGCCGGGGATCATTGGCCGACGAATGGCTGGGAGAATGTCGCGCCGGAGACGGCCGGCTGGTCGCGCGAGGGGCTCGACCGGGCTTGGCGCTATGCCGACACCATTTCGACGGCGACATTGATGATCGTGCAAGGTGGGCGCGTCGTCGCGAGCCGCGGCGATCTCTCTCATCGCTACCAGTGCCATTCCGTCCGCAAGAGCTTCCTCAGCGCCCTGATCGGCATCCATGAGGAGGCCGGCCGGATCGACATGTCGCGCACGCTCGCCGATCTCGGCGTCGACGACAAGGAAGGTCTCAGCGACCTGGAGAAGGCAGCGACGATCTACGATCTGCTGACGGCGCGCTCGGGCATCTTCCATCCGGCCGGCTATGAATCGCCTTGGATGAAGTCGATCAAGCCGCAGCGCCATTCGCATCCGCCGGGCACCTTCTGGCTGTACAACAACTGGGATTTCAACGCGCTCGGCACGATCTTCACCGCGCTGACCGGCACCGGCATCCATGACGATTTCCTGGCACGGATCGGCCGCCCACTGGGCTTGGAGGATTTCCTCCTCGACGGCGAGCGGCGCGACGGCTGGCTGGAGCCCGACGATTGCTCCGTTCACCCCGCCTATCCGTTCCGGATGTCGACGCGCGACCTCGCCCGTTTCGGCCTGATGTTCCTGCGGCAGGGTCGCTGGCAGGGCGAGCAGGTCGTGCCGGCCAACTGGGTCGCGACCAGCGTGCTGCCGCTCTCCGATGCCGGTCCGCGCGGGGGCTATGGCTATATGTGGTGGACCGAGCGCTCCGGCGCAGGTTTCCCGGGTGTCGCGCTGCCGGCGGGCAGCTACAGCGCTCAGGGCGTCGGCGGGCAGATCTGCCTCGTCATCCCGTCGCTGGATCTGGTGATCGTCCACCGCGTCAACACCGACATCAAGGGCACGGAGGTGAACCGCTTCGCCTTCGGACGCCTGCTGCGCCTGATCCTCGAGGCGCGCCGGCAGGGTTGA
- a CDS encoding MmgE/PrpD family protein yields the protein MSRSRPAFSPLARLRAHHAITDTLGCMLAGVSDRSTQAAREAFASGIGAAGAAAVAGGGRASEAIAALVNGTAAHALDYDDNFRPGITHASAVLVPALLAIAQGRGASGRALVDAYLVGLEAQAAVGRGINPAHYTIGWHATSTVGAIGTAAGTAWLMGLDAAGIARAMSVAASMAAGPKGQFGTPAKPLHAGLAARNAVDAAALAAAGMTGRLDILECPMGIAELFGDDSAAGWERIALASPHVIESDGLIPKRHPCCGSTHNTVDAILDLKAEHGFGAGDVEAVDTLVGIANARNLAYPDPQDEMQARFSMHYCVALALLQDRLSLADFTPAAVGRREVRRLLPLTTMRSYDKSEEAAGRQPHRVTIRLKDGRLLRAERREAKGSVADPFDDADRKTKFADCCAGMPGAGDLYARLADIDTATDLAFLLSEPAAAGRA from the coding sequence TTGAGCCGCTCCAGGCCGGCCTTCTCACCCCTGGCTCGCCTGAGGGCGCATCATGCCATTACCGATACGCTCGGCTGCATGCTGGCGGGTGTCAGCGATCGGTCGACGCAGGCCGCGCGTGAGGCCTTCGCTTCCGGCATAGGTGCGGCAGGTGCGGCGGCTGTCGCGGGGGGCGGACGGGCGAGCGAGGCGATCGCCGCCCTGGTCAACGGCACGGCCGCGCATGCGCTCGATTATGACGACAATTTCAGGCCGGGCATCACCCATGCTTCTGCCGTGCTCGTACCGGCCCTGCTCGCGATAGCGCAGGGTCGCGGCGCCAGCGGGCGCGCCCTCGTCGATGCCTATCTCGTCGGACTGGAGGCGCAGGCCGCGGTCGGACGCGGCATCAATCCGGCGCACTACACGATCGGCTGGCATGCGACCTCGACGGTCGGCGCGATCGGCACCGCGGCAGGCACGGCCTGGCTCATGGGGCTCGATGCGGCGGGCATCGCCCGGGCGATGAGTGTCGCCGCCAGCATGGCCGCCGGCCCGAAAGGACAGTTCGGCACTCCCGCGAAGCCGCTCCATGCCGGGCTTGCAGCTCGCAACGCGGTCGACGCGGCCGCGCTCGCCGCGGCAGGGATGACCGGGCGCCTCGACATCCTGGAGTGCCCAATGGGCATCGCCGAACTCTTCGGCGACGACAGTGCCGCCGGCTGGGAGCGGATAGCGCTGGCGTCACCGCATGTCATCGAAAGCGACGGACTCATCCCGAAGCGCCATCCCTGCTGCGGCTCGACGCACAACACGGTCGACGCCATTCTCGATCTCAAGGCCGAGCACGGCTTCGGCGCCGGGGATGTCGAGGCGGTCGACACGCTGGTCGGCATCGCCAATGCGCGCAACCTCGCCTACCCCGACCCGCAGGATGAGATGCAGGCGCGGTTCTCGATGCATTATTGCGTGGCGCTCGCTTTGCTGCAGGACCGGCTGTCGCTCGCCGATTTCACACCCGCCGCGGTCGGGCGTCGGGAGGTCCGACGCCTGCTGCCGCTGACGACAATGCGGTCTTACGACAAGAGCGAGGAGGCAGCGGGACGCCAGCCGCATCGTGTCACCATCCGCCTCAAGGATGGGCGCCTGCTGAGGGCCGAGCGGCGGGAAGCGAAGGGCTCTGTCGCAGACCCGTTCGACGATGCCGACCGGAAAACGAAATTCGCGGATTGCTGCGCCGGGATGCCGGGCGCGGGCGACCTCTACGCCCGGCTTGCCGACATCGATACGGCGACCGATCTCGCCTTCCTGCTGTCCGAACCTGCCGCAGCCGGGCGCGCATAG
- a CDS encoding LysR substrate-binding domain-containing protein translates to MELKWLEDVLSLSTTLSFSRSARERNITQSALSRRVKQLEEWLGLPLFDRSSYPIRLTEAGRTFLPRAQEILKQVQGARQETRQLHEDASETLTFATLNTLSLTYFPGLVRRTEDKLGPLKTRFCDQRASFDGNVALLNHGECDFLLTYAHRTVLPDLDPERFIYRRLGAERAIPVSIPDGRGEPLHPFRSGEVPVRLLSYGNCSFFARRLALLFAARPTPLVTVYENPMSVGLKAMVLAGRGVAWVPESLVGDELRNGQLVPAADPSWYIAADIRLYRARQQSRPAVEQFWAAIAEDDQLTQAGEPVCPAIDRRSYARPAAAGSDSRKARSVAVSMSASRA, encoded by the coding sequence ATGGAGTTGAAGTGGCTGGAAGACGTCCTGAGCTTGTCGACAACGCTCAGCTTCTCGCGCTCGGCTCGTGAACGGAACATCACCCAATCGGCGCTGAGCCGCCGGGTCAAGCAGCTCGAGGAATGGCTCGGCCTGCCACTGTTCGACCGCAGCAGCTACCCGATCCGCCTCACCGAAGCCGGCCGGACCTTTCTCCCACGCGCGCAGGAAATCCTGAAGCAGGTGCAGGGCGCACGGCAGGAGACGCGCCAGCTGCATGAGGATGCGTCGGAGACGCTGACCTTCGCTACGCTCAACACCCTATCCCTGACCTATTTCCCCGGCCTCGTCCGTCGCACCGAGGACAAGCTCGGCCCGCTGAAGACTCGGTTCTGCGACCAGCGCGCATCCTTCGACGGCAATGTCGCCCTGCTCAACCATGGTGAATGCGATTTCCTGCTGACCTACGCCCATCGGACCGTGCTGCCGGATCTCGATCCGGAGCGCTTCATCTACCGCCGCCTCGGCGCTGAACGGGCGATCCCGGTTTCGATTCCTGACGGCCGTGGCGAACCGCTCCATCCCTTCCGTTCCGGCGAGGTGCCGGTCCGCCTGCTGAGCTATGGCAACTGCTCCTTCTTCGCGCGCCGGCTCGCTCTGCTCTTCGCCGCGCGGCCGACGCCGCTGGTCACCGTCTACGAGAATCCGATGTCGGTCGGCCTCAAGGCCATGGTCCTGGCCGGGCGCGGTGTCGCCTGGGTGCCGGAGAGTCTGGTCGGAGATGAGCTGCGCAACGGCCAGCTCGTGCCGGCGGCCGATCCGTCCTGGTACATCGCCGCGGACATCAGACTCTACCGGGCGAGGCAGCAGAGCCGGCCTGCAGTCGAGCAGTTCTGGGCCGCCATCGCGGAAGACGACCAGCTGACTCAGGCAGGCGAGCCGGTCTGTCCCGCCATCGATCGGCGCAGCTATGCGCGCCCGGCTGCGGCAGGTTCGGACAGCAGGAAGGCGAGATCGGTCGCCGTATCGATGTCGGCAAGCCGGGCGTAG
- a CDS encoding GNAT family N-acetyltransferase, whose translation MPLVCRPARIEDLATVDALVVASINDLTVRHGFGPMASASPPGFQLFSLADDPGGLWVAEDGGEILGFAWSWVCGDLWFLAQLFVDPARQGSGIGNELLERTMAHARQSGAAHKALITFTFNRVSQGLYMRHGLYPRMPIYFFSAARERVMQALPETQLRTVAIDGSAATLEKLAEIDSRAIGVSRATHHRYLLGDPAMSGVLFYAGSDCVGYGYVNSNGHVGPLAVLPSAKLRDAFAVALKLAADQSAEKVSAFLPGTCDDALNLAIAQGMRITFPMLLMASPGYGDWVQYLPRNPGFM comes from the coding sequence ATGCCGCTCGTCTGCAGACCGGCTCGGATCGAGGATTTGGCTACGGTCGATGCGCTCGTGGTTGCCAGCATCAACGACCTGACCGTTCGGCATGGCTTCGGCCCGATGGCTTCTGCAAGCCCTCCCGGTTTTCAGCTGTTTTCGCTCGCGGATGACCCGGGTGGCTTGTGGGTCGCGGAGGATGGTGGAGAGATTCTCGGCTTTGCATGGAGCTGGGTTTGCGGTGACCTCTGGTTCCTGGCCCAATTGTTCGTCGATCCTGCCCGGCAAGGCTCGGGAATCGGCAACGAGCTGTTGGAACGGACCATGGCGCACGCCCGGCAGTCGGGGGCGGCGCACAAGGCTCTGATTACTTTTACTTTCAACCGTGTCTCGCAGGGTCTCTACATGCGGCACGGCCTCTATCCCCGGATGCCGATCTACTTTTTCAGCGCGGCGCGTGAACGGGTGATGCAGGCGTTGCCGGAGACGCAGTTGCGTACCGTCGCGATCGATGGGAGTGCCGCAACCCTGGAGAAACTGGCCGAGATCGATTCCCGCGCCATCGGCGTCTCGCGGGCAACGCATCACCGCTATCTGCTCGGTGACCCCGCAATGTCAGGGGTCTTGTTCTACGCCGGCAGCGACTGTGTAGGGTACGGCTATGTCAATTCGAACGGGCATGTCGGGCCACTGGCCGTCTTACCTTCGGCGAAGTTGCGCGACGCATTCGCGGTGGCCCTGAAGCTGGCGGCCGACCAGTCTGCTGAGAAGGTGTCGGCGTTCCTGCCGGGGACATGCGATGACGCGCTGAATCTTGCGATTGCCCAGGGCATGCGGATCACCTTTCCGATGTTGCTGATGGCATCCCCTGGTTACGGCGACTGGGTGCAATATCTGCCGCGGAATCCAGGCTTCATGTGA
- a CDS encoding mandelate racemase/muconate lactonizing enzyme family protein, producing MKITAVETVRLTEFANIIWVRLHTDEGPVGLGETFMGAAAVEAYLHETVAPKLLGQDPLQIEARNASLNNYLGWRGSGVETRGNSAIDVALWDIYGKAIGQPVSVALGGKARDTIRTYNTCAGYKYIRDSRSQSVANWHVGEQGGPYEDLEGFLHRADELAHSLLEQGITGMKIWPFDIAAERTAGWDISPQELNTALEPFRKIRKAVGDKMDIMVEFHSLWSLPMAKKLAERLTEFDTYWHEDPFRLDNVRDLAEYARHSKAWVCASETLAYTHSFRDYLESGAAGVVMLDLSWCGGLSEARKIAGMAEAWHTPVAPHDCTGPVVYAASCHFSMHARNALIQESVRAFYTGWYTELVTALPKAENGMITISDAPGLGLELLPGLEKRADAIVRFSRLSDGRAR from the coding sequence ATGAAGATCACAGCCGTCGAAACCGTCCGCCTGACCGAATTCGCCAACATCATCTGGGTGCGGCTCCATACCGACGAAGGTCCTGTCGGTCTGGGCGAGACCTTCATGGGCGCCGCGGCGGTCGAGGCCTATCTGCACGAGACCGTCGCGCCGAAGCTGCTCGGCCAGGATCCGCTGCAGATCGAGGCACGCAACGCCAGCCTGAACAACTATCTCGGCTGGCGCGGTTCGGGCGTCGAGACGCGCGGCAACTCCGCGATCGACGTCGCGCTTTGGGACATCTACGGCAAGGCGATCGGCCAGCCGGTCTCGGTCGCGCTCGGTGGCAAGGCACGCGACACGATCCGCACCTACAACACCTGCGCCGGCTACAAATATATCCGCGATTCGCGTTCGCAGTCGGTCGCCAACTGGCATGTCGGCGAGCAAGGCGGCCCCTATGAAGACCTCGAGGGCTTCCTCCATCGCGCCGACGAGCTCGCTCACTCCCTGCTGGAGCAGGGAATCACCGGCATGAAGATCTGGCCTTTCGACATTGCGGCCGAGCGCACCGCCGGCTGGGACATCTCGCCCCAGGAGTTGAACACCGCGCTCGAACCTTTCCGCAAGATCAGGAAAGCCGTCGGCGACAAGATGGACATCATGGTCGAGTTCCACTCGCTGTGGAGCCTGCCCATGGCGAAGAAGCTGGCCGAGCGCCTGACCGAGTTCGACACCTACTGGCACGAGGATCCGTTCCGCCTCGACAACGTCCGCGACCTCGCCGAATATGCGCGCCACTCGAAGGCTTGGGTCTGCGCTTCCGAGACGCTGGCTTATACCCACTCCTTCCGCGACTATCTCGAATCCGGCGCGGCCGGCGTGGTGATGCTGGATCTGTCCTGGTGCGGCGGCCTGTCCGAGGCCCGCAAGATCGCCGGCATGGCGGAGGCCTGGCACACGCCCGTAGCGCCGCACGACTGTACGGGCCCGGTGGTCTACGCGGCGTCGTGCCATTTCTCGATGCACGCCCGCAACGCGTTGATCCAGGAATCGGTGCGCGCCTTCTATACCGGCTGGTATACCGAGCTCGTCACCGCGCTGCCGAAGGCCGAGAACGGCATGATCACGATCTCCGATGCCCCCGGCCTCGGGCTCGAATTGTTGCCCGGCCTCGAAAAGCGAGCCGACGCGATCGTCCGGTTCAGCCGCCTTTCCGACGGCCGAGCTCGGTAG
- a CDS encoding TRAP transporter substrate-binding protein: MLTTRLVSILAGVALAALAGSAQAQIKERNIRVSNGINEDHPVGNGVAKMRACMAEKSGGKLKLQAFWGGALGGDLQATQALRAGTQEMVITSSSPLVGIMPALGVFDLPFLFTNEKEADAVLDGGFGKHISDQLPGFGVVNLSYWENGFRNLTNSKRAVAKAEELTGLKVRVMQNNIFLDSFKSMGANATPMAFGEVFAALETHAIDGQENPLVTIDTSKLYEVQKYLTMTRHAYTPFLVLYSKKLWDQLSAEEQKILSDCATIGRDEERRVSRELNDKSLANLKKEGMQVSEVSADELAKMREATAAVYQRHEASIGKDTIERLKAELAKIRGSN, encoded by the coding sequence ATGCTCACCACGCGTCTCGTCTCGATCCTCGCCGGCGTCGCACTCGCCGCGTTGGCTGGTTCCGCTCAGGCCCAGATCAAGGAGCGCAATATCCGCGTCTCCAACGGCATCAACGAGGACCACCCGGTCGGCAACGGCGTCGCCAAGATGCGCGCCTGCATGGCGGAGAAGTCCGGCGGCAAGCTGAAGCTCCAGGCTTTCTGGGGCGGGGCGCTCGGCGGCGACCTGCAGGCGACGCAGGCGCTGCGCGCCGGCACGCAGGAGATGGTGATCACCTCCTCCTCGCCGCTGGTCGGCATCATGCCGGCGCTCGGCGTCTTCGACCTGCCCTTCCTCTTCACCAATGAGAAGGAAGCCGATGCCGTGCTCGACGGCGGCTTCGGCAAGCATATCTCCGACCAGCTGCCCGGCTTCGGCGTCGTCAACCTGTCCTATTGGGAGAACGGCTTCCGCAACCTGACCAATTCGAAGCGCGCCGTCGCCAAGGCGGAGGAGCTGACCGGCCTGAAGGTCCGCGTGATGCAGAACAACATCTTCCTCGACAGCTTCAAGAGCATGGGCGCCAACGCCACGCCGATGGCCTTCGGCGAGGTTTTCGCGGCGCTGGAGACCCACGCCATCGACGGCCAGGAGAACCCGCTCGTCACCATCGACACCTCCAAGCTCTACGAGGTGCAGAAATACCTGACGATGACGCGTCACGCCTACACGCCCTTCCTGGTGCTCTATTCCAAGAAGCTCTGGGACCAGCTCTCGGCCGAGGAGCAGAAGATCCTCAGCGACTGCGCCACGATCGGCCGCGACGAGGAACGCCGCGTCTCGCGCGAGCTCAACGACAAGTCGCTGGCGAACCTGAAGAAGGAAGGCATGCAGGTGTCGGAGGTTTCTGCCGACGAGCTCGCCAAGATGCGCGAGGCCACGGCCGCGGTCTACCAGCGCCACGAAGCCTCCATCGGCAAGGATACGATCGAGCGGCTCAAGGCCGAGCTCGCCAAGATCCGTGGCTCGAACTGA
- a CDS encoding TRAP transporter large permease subunit yields MTVTVFLVSLCGAMALGMPIAFALIVCAVALMLWLGVFDTQIIAQNMIIGADSFQLLAIPFFLLAGELMNAGGLSKRIVNFALSLVGHLHGGLGYVAIFASIIMASLSGSAAADTAALASILLPMMRQAGYDTGRSAGLIASGGIIAPIIPPSIGFIVFGVAANLSITKLFLAGVFPGLLIGVALVIAWAIVCRRDKIAVLPRRSGAERLKATWDGSLALLMPVAILGGIRFGIVTPTEAAVVATVYALVVGMFVYRELKPRDLYHVALTAAKTTSAVMLLVAAAVVSAWLITQANIPAELSSILEPFMGNKTILMIMIMLLVMVVGTALDFTPTVLILTPVLMPVVKQAGIDPIYFGVLFIINNAIGLITPPVGIVLNVVCGVARIPMSLVIRGVWPFLVAQTVAMFLLILFPQLVTVPLAWLSGR; encoded by the coding sequence ATGACCGTCACCGTCTTCCTCGTCTCGCTCTGCGGAGCGATGGCGCTCGGCATGCCGATCGCCTTTGCGTTGATCGTCTGCGCAGTCGCGCTGATGCTCTGGCTCGGCGTGTTCGACACGCAGATCATCGCGCAGAACATGATCATCGGCGCGGATTCGTTCCAGCTGCTGGCGATCCCGTTTTTCCTGCTCGCCGGCGAATTGATGAATGCTGGCGGCCTGTCGAAGCGCATCGTCAATTTTGCGCTTTCCCTGGTCGGCCATCTCCATGGCGGCCTCGGCTATGTCGCGATCTTCGCTTCGATCATCATGGCCTCGCTCTCGGGCTCGGCCGCCGCCGACACCGCGGCGCTGGCTTCGATCCTGCTGCCGATGATGCGTCAGGCCGGCTACGATACCGGTCGTTCCGCCGGCCTGATCGCGTCGGGCGGCATCATCGCGCCGATCATTCCGCCATCGATCGGGTTTATCGTCTTCGGCGTCGCCGCCAATCTCTCGATCACCAAGCTCTTCCTCGCCGGCGTCTTCCCGGGGCTGCTCATCGGCGTCGCGCTGGTGATCGCCTGGGCCATCGTCTGCCGTCGCGACAAGATCGCGGTGCTGCCGCGGCGCAGCGGAGCCGAGCGCTTGAAGGCGACCTGGGACGGCTCGCTTGCGCTCCTGATGCCGGTCGCGATCCTCGGCGGCATCCGCTTCGGCATCGTCACGCCGACCGAAGCCGCCGTCGTGGCGACCGTCTATGCCCTCGTCGTCGGCATGTTCGTCTATCGCGAGCTCAAGCCCCGCGACCTCTATCACGTCGCCCTGACGGCGGCGAAGACGACGAGCGCGGTGATGCTCCTCGTCGCGGCGGCGGTCGTCTCGGCTTGGCTTATCACGCAGGCCAATATCCCTGCGGAGCTTTCCAGCATCCTCGAGCCCTTCATGGGCAACAAGACGATCCTGATGATCATGATCATGCTGCTGGTCATGGTGGTCGGCACGGCGCTCGACTTCACGCCGACGGTGCTGATCCTGACGCCGGTGCTGATGCCCGTGGTCAAGCAGGCCGGCATCGACCCGATCTATTTCGGCGTGCTCTTCATCATCAACAACGCGATCGGTCTGATCACGCCGCCGGTCGGCATCGTGCTCAACGTCGTCTGCGGCGTCGCGCGCATCCCGATGTCGCTGGTCATCCGTGGCGTCTGGCCGTTCCTCGTCGCCCAGACCGTCGCGATGTTCCTGCTGATCCTCTTCCCGCAACTCGTGACCGTTCCGCTCGCCTGGTTGAGCGGCCGTTGA
- a CDS encoding TRAP transporter small permease — protein sequence MLAIAERWILRGLEAVLVILLAGMVVMVFGNVVLRYAFNSGIDLSEELSRYFFVWLTYIGAVVVMRENGHLGVDTLVAAIGPRGRLICMILSDAVILACCVMLLDGTWKQHEINATAVAPVTGLSMGYVYGVLYFAGLGIGFITLARLIRALTGRLGPYELAEFAGDYSGNPSHDLKGHLE from the coding sequence ATGCTCGCAATAGCCGAAAGATGGATCCTACGGGGGCTTGAAGCCGTCCTGGTCATCCTGCTTGCCGGGATGGTCGTGATGGTCTTCGGCAACGTGGTCCTGCGTTACGCCTTCAACTCCGGCATCGATCTGTCCGAGGAGCTGTCGCGTTATTTCTTCGTCTGGCTGACCTATATCGGTGCCGTCGTGGTGATGCGTGAGAATGGACATCTCGGCGTCGACACGCTGGTCGCGGCGATCGGCCCGCGCGGCCGGCTCATCTGCATGATCCTGAGCGACGCGGTCATCCTGGCCTGCTGCGTGATGCTGCTGGACGGCACCTGGAAGCAGCATGAGATCAACGCCACCGCGGTCGCGCCGGTCACCGGGCTGAGCATGGGCTATGTCTACGGCGTGCTCTATTTTGCCGGGCTGGGCATCGGCTTCATCACGCTGGCCCGTCTGATCCGCGCCCTCACCGGGCGGCTCGGCCCGTACGAATTGGCGGAATTCGCCGGCGACTACAGCGGCAACCCTTCGCACGATCTGAAGGGCCACCTCGAATGA
- a CDS encoding FadR/GntR family transcriptional regulator has protein sequence MVRPSNFHASLVDELGRLIVAGQIGAGGTLPREDELAARFAVSRTVIREATKTLQALGLVTTGPRVGSRIQPLSSWRLLDPQVMDWITDADMASGFERDLLELRGMIEPAAASFAAERGSDVQIAAIADALETMVKSPGKVEHEAADFGFHEAILEASGNILLLQLKPILRAVLKASFRLSMHDHERAQASIAIHRRVADAIAARQPADARARMVELLQVAQDDIHQGPPRHVPAGASPHTTKKNQETPHARNSRKMDPTGA, from the coding sequence ATGGTCCGGCCCTCGAATTTTCACGCCTCTCTCGTCGACGAGCTCGGCCGCCTGATCGTTGCGGGTCAGATCGGAGCCGGTGGAACGCTGCCGCGGGAGGACGAACTCGCCGCCCGCTTCGCCGTCAGTCGCACCGTGATCCGCGAGGCGACGAAGACACTGCAGGCACTCGGTCTGGTGACGACGGGCCCGCGCGTCGGCTCCCGCATCCAGCCCCTTTCGTCGTGGCGGTTGCTCGATCCGCAGGTGATGGACTGGATCACCGATGCGGACATGGCGAGTGGTTTCGAGCGCGACCTGCTCGAGCTGCGCGGCATGATCGAGCCGGCGGCCGCGAGTTTCGCGGCCGAGCGTGGCTCCGACGTTCAGATCGCCGCGATCGCCGACGCACTCGAAACGATGGTGAAATCGCCGGGCAAGGTCGAGCACGAAGCGGCGGATTTCGGGTTCCACGAGGCGATCCTCGAAGCATCGGGCAACATCCTGCTGCTGCAGCTCAAGCCGATTCTGCGAGCGGTGCTGAAGGCCTCATTCCGCCTGTCGATGCACGATCACGAGCGCGCCCAGGCGTCGATCGCGATCCATCGTCGGGTCGCCGACGCGATCGCAGCACGCCAGCCCGCCGACGCGCGTGCCCGGATGGTCGAATTGCTGCAGGTCGCCCAGGACGACATCCACCAAGGTCCGCCGCGGCATGTTCCGGCCGGCGCATCGCCTCATACAACGAAAAAAAACCAGGAAACGCCACATGCTCGCAATAGCCGAAAGATGGATCCTACGGGGGCTTGA